A DNA window from Salvelinus sp. IW2-2015 linkage group LG4q.1:29, ASM291031v2, whole genome shotgun sequence contains the following coding sequences:
- the LOC111962331 gene encoding WAP four-disulfide core domain protein 1-like codes for MPGCHVRTPLVLVLCMLVLSCGSGGAQRIRKRGLNQKDYEYPNQQSQSTQHQKNDRCPPPPQMLPERACEVPGCRSDSECERHKRCCYNGCIYACLESVQPPPVLDWLVQPKPRWLGGNGWLLDGPEEVLQAEACXTTEDGDEPLHCPTGYECHIINQGNPAVGIPNRGQCIKSRGNSDGRPMRQRSYKDYKDYLGTGSSSNNAVAYEKHHHKHLG; via the exons ATGCCTGGCTGTCATGTCCGGACACCACTGGTGCTGGTGCTCTGCATGCTGGTGCTGTCCT gtgggtCAGGAGGCGCCCAGCGGATCAGGAAGAGAGGGCTTAACCAAAAG gACTATGAGTATCCGAACCAGCAGTCCCAGTCCACCCAGCACCAGAAGAACGACCGCTGCCCACCCCCACCTCAGATGCTACCGGAGCGGGCCTGCGAGGTGCCCGGCTGCCGCTCTGACTCAGAGTGTGAGCGCCACAAACGCTGCTGTTACAACGGCTGCATCTACGCCTGTCTGGAGTCAGTGCAGCCACCACCGG TGCTGGACTGGCTGGTTCAACCCAAGCCTCGGTGGCTGGGAGGGAATGGCTGGCTTCTAGACGGTCCAGAGGAGGTACTGCAGG CGGAGGCATGCAYCACCACAGAGGATGGTGACGAGCCCCTTCACTGTCCCACGGGCTACGAGTGCCACATCATCAACCAAGGAAACCCCGCCGTTGGCATCCCCAACAGGGGACAGTGCATCAAGTCGCGTGGTAACTCTG ATGGACGTCCCATGAGGCAAAGGTCCTACAAGGACTATAAGGATTACTTGG GAACTGGAAGCAGCTCTAATAATGCTGTGGCCTATGAGAAACACCACCACAAACATCTGGGATGA